CGCGGACGCCGATTCGATCTTGGCCTCGCAGCGGCCGTTTCGCCCGTTGCGTCGCGGCGGATATTTTCGCCAATTCCTTTTCGGCGGCGTCCAGCAAATCCTGTCGCGTTTGGGCGCGCCTCCCCTCCAGAAACGGATTGTAGCAAACCACCAAACGTTCGCCAGGATAGTCCGGACTTTGGATTTCCGCTAAATCTTGCTCGTCGAACAGGGAAGGTTGAAAGGCTTGAT
This Candidatus Omnitrophota bacterium DNA region includes the following protein-coding sequences:
- a CDS encoding IS1634 family transposase, which gives rise to QAFQPSLFDEQDLAEIQSPDYPGERLVVCYNPFLEGRRAQTRQDLLDAAEKELAKISAATQRAKRPLRGQDRIGVRVGKALGRFKMGKHLFINSPIKP